AGTTTGTGATGTCATTCAGGGTCCGTAAAGATATCCTGATATCGACTGGACCATATAAAGTCTCCCGAAATCCCATTTACCTGGCCGATCTGATCGCTTTTTGCGGATTTGCCCTATGCCTCTCCCCCGTCGGTTTAGCCATGCCGGCGCTGCTCTATCTCCATTACAACCAGTTGATCACTTATGAAGAAAAGAACCTGGAACATCAATTCGGGGATGCGTTTCGTGAATATAAAAAGGCCACCCCGAGGTTTTTACCGAATATTCGAAGCATCCTCAGGTTGATTGCAGATATGAAAAGTTTCCGGATCAACAGTGACGGTTTCAGGCACAATGCCCTTTATCTTCTTTTTATACCCGGATTCATTCTGGCTGCTATCATGGGTAACCTTTTCTACGCAATGGTCATTGGTCTCCCTGCCGTATTCGACTGGGCTGTGATCCACACATGGATCGGTCTGAAACCACTTCCCGAAGCTAAAAATGCTGATAAACCAACACGTCAGGCTGGGAAACTGAAAAGATCAAAAGTATTCAGCGACATCATTTATGCACAATGCTGGGAAGATCCGGAGATCGACCGGAGGGCATTTCAAATCGGACAGGATGATGTCGTCTTTTCAATCACTTCAGGCGGATGCAATACACTTGCTTTTCTCGCAGATAATCCCCAAAAAGTCATTGCCCTGGACATCAGTCCCTACCAGAATTATCTTCTTGACCTGAAAATGGCTGCTTTCAGGGAATTTGATTATGAAGAACTATTAGAGTTCCTTGGATTGCTTCCCTCTGACAGGCGCCTTACATTGTATTCCAGGTTTCGGATGCACATGAAGCCGGAAAGCATTCAATACTGGGATGATCAGGAAGATAAAATCCTGATGGGAATTATTTCCAGCGGACGGTATGAAAAATATATGCAGATGTTGAAAAAATGGCTGAAACTGCTTGTGGGAAAGTCGCTGCCTGAACAACTCTTCGCTTGCACAACAGAAGAGGAAAGACAATTGTTATATGACAGGAAATGGAACAATTTCCGGTGGCGGTTCTTTACGAGAGTATTTCTCAGCCGTACAATGATGACCCTGCTTTTTACCGGGAAGTTCTTCGATCAGTTAGAAGAATCCTTCTCCTTCGGTGACCATTTCCGGTCAAATATCAAACGGGCGATCACGACGATGTCGCTGAAAGAAAACTACTTCTTAGCTTATGTTCTCCTGGGAAAATTTTACAATCTTATTAACATTCCGGTTTATCTGCGAAAAGAAAACTTTGAGAAGATCAAGAGCAGGATCGATCGTATTGAGATCGTAACGGGCAGCTGTGAGGATTATTTTCGCGGGATTCCGGCTGATTCGATCTCAAAATTCAATTTTTCGAACATTTTTGAATGGATGGAGACTACCTCTTTTGAACATCTTCTGAAGGAGACGGTACGTGTTGCGAGGGATGGATCCATCCTTACCTACCGGAACCTTCTTGTTAAGCGCTCCAGGCCGGAATCATTGGCCAGATGGATCAATCCGCAAAAAGAGCTGTCAGAAACGCTCTATGCTGCCGACAGGTCTTTTATTTACAGGGCTTACGTTGTGGAACAAATAACCAAAAACTGATGTCGTACCAAGTCAAAATAATCAGCGATCGCAAGGGGATGCAGGATTTCCTGGATCTTCCTTTCAGGATGCATCATAATGATCCTGATTGGGTTCCACCACTGAAATCAGAAATAATCAGAACCCTTGATCAGACGAAGAATCCCTATTTTGCCGGAGTTGATCTGAAGAAATTCGTCTGTTATAAAGGGAATGAACCGGTCGCAAGGGCAATTTCAGTCATCAATCCGGAGCATTGGAAGAAGTTTCATGAAAAAACCGCCTTTTTTGGTTTTTATGAATCGGTGGAGGACGAACAGGCTTCTGCCATACTTCTGAAAACAATTGAAGAGTATTGCCAACTGAAAAGCGCTGAACGCCTGGAAGGCCCCTTCAATCCAAACCATTATTCCGAATTAGGCATGCTGGTTAAGAATTATGAAAGATCGGCTTTTTTCGAAACACATAATCCGGAATATTATCCCTCATTCATAAAAAAATCAGGCTTTGAAGTGGTCTATCGCATTCATACCCGGATCAATACTGAAACAAGAGATTTCCTGAGCCAACGCCATAAGAATTATAAAATCCCACCTGAATCGAATGGTTTTACCGTACGTCATTTTGACTTGTTCGACATGAAAGCCGAACTCGAACGCATCCGGGAGGTTTTTAATGATGCCTTCTCCGAAAACTGGCATTTTCTGCCGGTGAGCCGGAAAGAGTACCTCTTTTCAGCCAAATCTTTGTTTGCTGTTACTAATCCGTCACTTATACAGATCGTGGAACACCATGGAAAACCGGTTGGAGTGCTTCAGTGCGTGCTGAACATCAATCCGCTCCTGCAGTCATTAAAAGGCAGGATAAGGATAACAGATATCTATAAATTACTGGTTCAACGGAAAGCGATCCGTGAAGTCGTGGTATATGCAGTCGGAATCAAAAAAGCTTACCAGAACAGTCGTGTGTTTATCCTGCTGATCGATGCAATGTTGAAGATCGCTCAACGCTACCCTGTGGTCTATTCTACCTGGATGTCGGATGATAATATTGCCGCTGTGAGGGCATCGGAAATCATCGGATTAAAACCATATAAATGGTTTGAGGTTTATGGAAAAACATTAAAAAGCAGAACAACATGAAAGCAGGATCGAAAAAAAGTCATTTAATGCCAGAAGATTGGGGATTTGGGGTAAACGGCACCGGGGAACTGACTATCGGGGATTGCAGTTGTGTCGATCTTGCTGGTATTTACGGAACACCTCTGCACGTTGTCGATGAACATCGTTTAGCCTCGACTGTTGAGGATTTTCTCCATTCATTCACTGATGTTTACCCGGGTCAGGTATCGGTTCATTATGCCTTCAAGTGTAATCCGGTGCCGGGTGTGATTGATGTAATAAAGAAGAGGGGCTTCAAAGCAGAGGTGATGAGTGAATTTGAGCTTAACCTGGCCTTGCGGCTGGGATATAAAGGCCGGGATATCATTGTTAACGGGCCATTCAAACCGGACAGATTGCTATCGGCTTGCATGGAAAATGATGTTCGCTTTGTAATCGTCGATTCCTTGCAGGAGCTGCAACGGCTGAATGTAATGGCAGGAAGATTAAATAAGAAAGCCGACATCCTGCTCAGGATCAATCCGGATTATACTCCTAAAGGAATGAACAAGGGATCGGCCACCGGGAGCAGGAAAGGATGTTCTCTGGGCTTTGATCTGAAAAGTGGTGAGGTAGTGAAGATACTTGATGAACTTCCAGGGCTGGATCATGTTCAGTTCTATGGTTTTCATTTTCATATAGGTACCGGTATCCGTCGCCCGAATGATTATCGCAAGGCATTGGAGCTTTTAAAAGATCTGATGGATCAGACAATGAGCCGGGTCATTGAGGTGAAGGTATTGGATATTGGCGGAGGATTTGCAGCATCCGGGACCTGGGAGATGACCACCCGGGAGATGCTCCTTTACCAGGCGATGGACCGTCTGCCAGGCATCAAAAAGAAACCGGATAAGCAGGGTTTCAAAGATTTTGCGAAAGAAGTGACCAAAGGTATCAGCATGATCTTTCCTGAAGGCCATTGGCCTGAACTGATCACCGAACCCGGGCGTTGCATTGCAAGTTCCAGCCAGGTTCTGTTACTTGGTGTACACCAGGTAAAGGAGCGTGCCGGATTAAAAAAATGGTTGACCACCGATGGTGGCATCGGTACGGTGACTATGCCAACATTTTATGAATATCATGAAGTATTCTTATGCAATGAAGTCCGTCGTCCACGTAGTCAATATGTAAACATTAACGGTCCCGGGTGCTTTGCTTCAGATATGGTCTACCGGAACAAGTATATGCCGGATGTAAAAACCGGGGAAATTCTTGCCATCATGGATAGCGGGGCATATTTTACATCATGGGAGTCGAACTTTGGGTTTCCCCGTCCAGCCGTCATTGCCGTTGCGGATGGAATGCATTGGTTATTTCGTCGAAGAGAAACATTTGGAGATATGATGATCAGGGACGTATTTGATGAATTATTGATTGATAGAATGAGTAATTGATTGATTGATATTAACAAAAAATAAAAAAAACGTGATATGAAATTTTCAATAAATTATAACGGTAGTGTTCCGCTGAGGGATCGGATCGTAAAGGAGATTGTGGCTGAACTGGAAGTTCATGGCCATGTTTTGACTTCCATGTCAAACGAACTGAATTTTATCATCAACCTGACCACTTTTGATAATCCCAAAGCGGTATTGCGCAAAGCACAGAACGAATTCGTCATTTCGATTTCAACACTATCGAATGAATTGGATGACCAGCGATCTGTCTGTTACGGCATGCTGGTTAAAACACTCTCCAACCTGCTGCTTTGCATCAAAGAAAACGGGGAACATGCTCCCGAAATATACTGCATAACACCAGAGGTCGGATATTATCATTTCTCTTATAGTCCGGGAAAGATATATGAGAGCATGTTACCTGTCATCAATGCAAGGATGATGATCACGAACAGGCTTACCGCAAATCTTCCGGCTGCATACTGCAAGACTGCGGTGACAGAAAAACTCAAACACTATGGAGGTGTGCTCGATTCTCTTGGCGTGCTGCCTGCCCCATTTCCATTGACCGATCTGCTAAGCCAGGAAAACATTGATCACCTGTACCGCCTTTTTAAGATAAAGGGACTGAGTTACGGGAATCTCAGCGCCAGAGAAGATATCCCCGAAATCGGAACAGACACCTTCTGGATGACTGCCCGTGGCGTGGATAAAGCTCATCTGAAAGGCCCGGGCGAGGATATCCTGCTGGTTACCGGGTATGACCCGGAGAATGGAGAGATCGTGGTAAGTGTTCCTGCGGAACATAACCCAAGAATGAGAGTATCGGTAGATGCTATTGAGCATACCCTCATTTACCAGGCATTTCCTGAAGTTGGAGCGATTTTGCATGTACATGCCTGGATGAAAGATATTCCCTCAACTCACCAGAATTTTCCCTGCGGCACGTTGAACCTTGCCGAAGATGTGGTGGCTTTGCTTAAAACAACTGACCAACCCGGCAGAGCGGTCGTGGGGCTGAAGAATCATGGCCTTACTATTACCGGGCCGGATCTGGATGATATATTTTCAAGGATCGAAGGTAAATTATTCAAGGAAGTTCCAATGATCCCATAGTCATGTATGCACTAAAAACATTGATAGACCAGCCATTCAGATT
This genomic stretch from Bacteroidota bacterium harbors:
- a CDS encoding class II aldolase/adducin family protein, whose translation is MKFSINYNGSVPLRDRIVKEIVAELEVHGHVLTSMSNELNFIINLTTFDNPKAVLRKAQNEFVISISTLSNELDDQRSVCYGMLVKTLSNLLLCIKENGEHAPEIYCITPEVGYYHFSYSPGKIYESMLPVINARMMITNRLTANLPAAYCKTAVTEKLKHYGGVLDSLGVLPAPFPLTDLLSQENIDHLYRLFKIKGLSYGNLSAREDIPEIGTDTFWMTARGVDKAHLKGPGEDILLVTGYDPENGEIVVSVPAEHNPRMRVSVDAIEHTLIYQAFPEVGAILHVHAWMKDIPSTHQNFPCGTLNLAEDVVALLKTTDQPGRAVVGLKNHGLTITGPDLDDIFSRIEGKLFKEVPMIP
- a CDS encoding DUF3419 family protein, with product MALNIHRVEFEARIFISLSIVLIVCLVSFLGFPGVPGNMILAGNLFGLSPELFVKTGFIFVALLMIIATFLRMWAGTVLSSEFVMSFRVRKDILISTGPYKVSRNPIYLADLIAFCGFALCLSPVGLAMPALLYLHYNQLITYEEKNLEHQFGDAFREYKKATPRFLPNIRSILRLIADMKSFRINSDGFRHNALYLLFIPGFILAAIMGNLFYAMVIGLPAVFDWAVIHTWIGLKPLPEAKNADKPTRQAGKLKRSKVFSDIIYAQCWEDPEIDRRAFQIGQDDVVFSITSGGCNTLAFLADNPQKVIALDISPYQNYLLDLKMAAFREFDYEELLEFLGLLPSDRRLTLYSRFRMHMKPESIQYWDDQEDKILMGIISSGRYEKYMQMLKKWLKLLVGKSLPEQLFACTTEEERQLLYDRKWNNFRWRFFTRVFLSRTMMTLLFTGKFFDQLEESFSFGDHFRSNIKRAITTMSLKENYFLAYVLLGKFYNLINIPVYLRKENFEKIKSRIDRIEIVTGSCEDYFRGIPADSISKFNFSNIFEWMETTSFEHLLKETVRVARDGSILTYRNLLVKRSRPESLARWINPQKELSETLYAADRSFIYRAYVVEQITKN